A stretch of the Chlorobiota bacterium genome encodes the following:
- a CDS encoding T9SS type A sorting domain-containing protein, with translation MRNILKVILFFAICGFANAQNMQTDTCPKNPCNKPTGCPDKKYPYHFDCFISSGQTIVNDFETCISNPHAFITQNGTKIMPARIKLPLCAEFDKDTLYNTNNPQEKMYDTFCLYPKHKKVVAVNDTAIVKDTVCIFDIKKIHCDLAVVLDEWNCLCDKQNDSCKCKLKIRFSNRPEDFLGEPLSRVLGINRTKEAGINKDDSCRGRCPTETGIFINFSKGVTDRSDTVNIFYYNGESSDSTMQSNLQKLRSGIGGQTKAVSMRDLLEHELGHTLLRMEYVDSTGRGTTHYYERDSLGNKILSRCDSTIDGIMRGGGGGGNANREGLSQDDKCMFMKLYCQSGISEVEFSSSDANRSTIIAYPNPTNYSLHIKFRTNRAQNVKVFLIDVKGKKIEDDLIKQFETGEQLFTIDASSFNNGKYFCTIEHDGITETISFVIQK, from the coding sequence ATGAGAAATATTTTAAAAGTAATTCTGTTTTTTGCTATATGTGGTTTTGCGAATGCGCAAAATATGCAGACTGACACCTGCCCTAAGAACCCATGTAATAAGCCTACAGGCTGCCCAGATAAAAAATATCCTTATCACTTTGACTGCTTTATTTCAAGTGGTCAGACTATCGTTAATGATTTTGAAACTTGTATATCTAACCCACACGCGTTTATAACACAAAATGGTACAAAAATTATGCCAGCGAGGATTAAACTCCCACTTTGCGCAGAGTTTGATAAGGATACATTGTATAATACAAACAATCCTCAAGAAAAAATGTATGATACTTTTTGCTTATACCCAAAGCACAAAAAGGTAGTTGCGGTGAATGATACTGCTATTGTAAAAGATACCGTTTGCATTTTTGATATAAAGAAAATTCATTGTGATTTAGCTGTGGTGCTTGATGAATGGAATTGCCTGTGTGATAAACAGAATGATAGTTGTAAATGTAAATTAAAAATTAGATTTAGTAACAGACCAGAGGATTTTTTAGGTGAACCATTAAGTAGAGTTCTTGGAATAAATCGAACTAAAGAAGCAGGAATAAATAAAGATGATTCCTGCCGCGGAAGATGCCCAACAGAGACAGGAATATTTATTAACTTTAGTAAAGGGGTTACTGATAGAAGCGATACAGTAAATATATTTTACTATAATGGTGAAAGCAGCGATTCAACCATGCAAAGCAATCTACAAAAATTAAGAAGTGGAATTGGTGGGCAAACAAAAGCAGTTTCGATGAGGGATTTATTAGAGCATGAGTTAGGGCATACTTTATTACGAATGGAATATGTGGACTCAACAGGTAGGGGTACTACGCATTATTACGAAAGAGATTCACTCGGAAATAAGATATTAAGTCGATGTGATTCAACAATTGATGGAATTATGCGGGGTGGAGGAGGAGGTGGAAATGCAAATCGTGAAGGGCTATCACAAGATGATAAATGTATGTTTATGAAGCTATATTGCCAAAGTGGAATAAGTGAGGTGGAGTTTTCAAGCAGTGATGCAAACCGCTCTACAATTATTGCATATCCTAACCCAACAAATTATTCACTTCATATAAAATTTAGAACTAATAGGGCGCAAAACGTAAAGGTATTTTTGATTGATGTAAAAGGGAAGAAAATTGAAGATGATTTGATTAAACAATTTGAAACAGGAGAACAATTATTTACAATTGATGCAAGCAGTTTTAATAATGGCAAATACTTCTGCACTATTGAGCATGATGGAATAACTGAAACTATTTCTTTTGTAATCCAAAAATGA
- a CDS encoding helix-turn-helix domain-containing protein, with protein sequence MLSLTKKYYHFLTTLLKMKFVYKIKEQRLEKSYTQEFVAKELDVCRTTYGNLENAKDYSLLKYISELTKIFEFPQIFFYKLNPNWQSHPSNLYQSCKKFTPFTDLPKT encoded by the coding sequence TTGTTAAGTTTGACAAAAAAATATTATCACTTTTTAACAACACTTCTAAAAATGAAATTTGTGTATAAAATAAAAGAGCAACGCTTAGAGAAAAGTTATACGCAGGAATTTGTAGCCAAAGAACTTGATGTCTGCCGCACAACTTATGGTAATTTAGAAAATGCAAAGGACTACAGCCTGCTCAAATACATTAGCGAACTTACTAAAATATTCGAATTCCCACAAATCTTTTTTTACAAACTCAACCCCAACTGGCAATCGCATCCCTCCAACCTCTATCAAAGCTGTAAAAAATTCACTCCTTTTACAGACCTTCCAAAAACATAA